The following coding sequences are from one Culex quinquefasciatus strain JHB chromosome 1, VPISU_Cqui_1.0_pri_paternal, whole genome shotgun sequence window:
- the LOC6037338 gene encoding rRNA 2'-O-methyltransferase fibrillarin, which produces MPDWRERDDSERSGGYGGGSSGYDRERRDYRSGGAGGGYGSGGGGGGYRSGGGSGGGGGGYGGGREGGYRSGGGPGGGGGGFRNGGGAGGPPRGPPRIDPATAKTETFEVDADKVKFIIGRGGNKIREIQDRCRVSVQIDKQRNENGQNNISVMGDQSNIDRARDMIDRIINDDRDREEHRRD; this is translated from the exons ATGCCGGATTGGAGGGAACGCGACGATTCGGAGCGTAGCGGAGGCTATGGCGGGGGCAGTTCCGGTTACGATCGGGAGCGCCGTGATTACCGCAGCGGAGGCGCTGGCGGCGGATACGgaagcggcggcggcggtggcggctACCGTTCCGGTGGCGGatctggcggcggcggcggcggctatGGAGGTGGCCGCGAGGGCGGATACCGCTCGGGTGGTGGCCCCGGAGGCGGTGGCGGTGGATTCCGCAATGGCGGCGGTGCCGGCGGCCCGCCACGAGGACCCCCGAGGATAGACCCGGCCACGGCCAAGACGGAAACGTTCGAGGTTGACGCCGACAAGGTCAAATTCATCATCGGCCGCGGAGGCAACAAGATTCGCGAGATCCAGGACCGTTGCCGGGTGTCGGTGCAAATAG ACAAGCAGCGCAACGAGAACGGCCAGAACAACATCTCGGTGATGGGCGACCAGTCCAATATCGATCGGGCGCGCGACATGATTGACCGAATCATCAACGACGACCGCGACCGGGAGGAGCACCGACGCGACTAG